From one Macaca nemestrina isolate mMacNem1 chromosome 5, mMacNem.hap1, whole genome shotgun sequence genomic stretch:
- the MANE-E gene encoding popy class I histocompatibility antigen, alpha chain E-like isoform X1, with protein MALRTLLLLLSALTKTWAGSHSLKYFHTAVSRPGCVEPRFIFVGYVDDTQFVRFDSDAANPRMQPRAPWMEQEGPEYWDQETRRARDTAQTLRVKLKTLRGYYNQSEAGSHTLQWMYGCDLGPDGRFLREYEQFAYDGKDYLTLNEDLRSWSAVDTAAQISEQKSNDGSEAEHQRAYLEDTCVEWLRRYLENGKETLQRSESPKTHVTHHPVSDHEATLRCWALGFYPAEITVTWQRDGEDQTQDTELVETRPAGDGTFQKWAAVVVPSGEEQRYTCHVQHEGLPEPRALRWEPSSQSTIPIVGISAGLVLLGTVVTGAVVAAVMWRSNSSVTVLDTSLGSKTRRFLEDLVALPPPWPLTGHFLPTGRKGGSYSQASCSDSTQGSDESLTAYKT; from the exons ATGGCACTACGAACCCTACTTCTCCTGCTCTCGGCCCTTACCAAGACCTGGGCCG GCTCCCACTCCTTGAAGTATTTCCACACCGCCGTGTCCCGGCCCGGCTGCGTGGAGCCCCGCTTCATCTTCGTGGGCTACGTGGACGACACCCAGTTCGTGCGGTTCGACAGCGATGCCGCGAATCCGAGGATGCAGCCGCGGGCGCCATGGATGGAGCAGGAGGGGCCGGAGTATTGGGACCAGGAGACACGCAGAGCCAGGGACACCGCACAGACTTTACGAGTGAAACTGAAGACCCTGCGCGGCTACTACAACCAGAGCGAGGCCG GGTCTCATACCCTCCAGTGGATGTATGGCTGCGACCTGGGGCCCGACGGGCGCTTCCTCCGCGAGTATGAACAGTTCGCCTACGACGGCAAGGATTATCTCACCCTGAATGAGGACCTGCGCTCCTGGTCCGCGGTGGACACGGCGGCTCAAATCTCCGAGCAAAAGTCAAATGATGGCTCTGAGGCTGAGCACCAGAGAGCCTACCTGGAAGACACATGCGTGGAGTGGCTCCGCAGATACCTGGAGAATGGGAAGGAGACGCTGCAGCGCTCGG AATCCCCAAAGACACACGTGACCCACCACCCCGTCTCTGATCATGAGGCCACCCTGAGGTGCTGGGCCCTGGGCTTCTACCCTGCGGAGATCACAGTGACCTGGCAGCGGGATGGGGAGGACCAGACCCAGGACACGGAGCTTGTGGAGACTAGGCCTGCAGGGGATGGAACCTTCCAGAAGTGGGCAGCTGTGGTGGTGCCTTCTGGAGAGGAGCAGAGATACACGTGCCATGTGCAGCATGAGGGGCTACCCGAGCCCCGAGCCCTGAGATGGG AGCCGTCTTCCCAGTCCACCATCCCCATCGTGGGCATCAGTGCTGGCCTGGTTCTCCTTGGAACTGTGGTCACTGGAGCTGTGGTTGCTGCTGTGATGTGGAGGAGTAACAGCTcag TCACAGTTCTGGATACTTCTCTGGGATCCAAGACTAGGAGGTTCCTCGAGGACCTTGTggccctgcctcctccctggcCCCTCACAGGACATTTTCTTCCAACAGGTAGAAAAGGAGGGAGCTACTCTCAGGCTTCGT GTAGCGACAGTACCCAGGGATCTGATGAGTCTCTCACAGCTTATAAAA CCTGA
- the MANE-E gene encoding popy class I histocompatibility antigen, alpha chain E-like isoform X2, producing the protein MALRTLLLLLSALTKTWAGSHSLKYFHTAVSRPGCVEPRFIFVGYVDDTQFVRFDSDAANPRMQPRAPWMEQEGPEYWDQETRRARDTAQTLRVKLKTLRGYYNQSEAGSHTLQWMYGCDLGPDGRFLREYEQFAYDGKDYLTLNEDLRSWSAVDTAAQISEQKSNDGSEAEHQRAYLEDTCVEWLRRYLENGKETLQRSESPKTHVTHHPVSDHEATLRCWALGFYPAEITVTWQRDGEDQTQDTELVETRPAGDGTFQKWAAVVVPSGEEQRYTCHVQHEGLPEPRALRWEPSSQSTIPIVGISAGLVLLGTVVTGAVVAAVMWRSNSSDTFSLLWPFNSICFIPLTFSS; encoded by the exons ATGGCACTACGAACCCTACTTCTCCTGCTCTCGGCCCTTACCAAGACCTGGGCCG GCTCCCACTCCTTGAAGTATTTCCACACCGCCGTGTCCCGGCCCGGCTGCGTGGAGCCCCGCTTCATCTTCGTGGGCTACGTGGACGACACCCAGTTCGTGCGGTTCGACAGCGATGCCGCGAATCCGAGGATGCAGCCGCGGGCGCCATGGATGGAGCAGGAGGGGCCGGAGTATTGGGACCAGGAGACACGCAGAGCCAGGGACACCGCACAGACTTTACGAGTGAAACTGAAGACCCTGCGCGGCTACTACAACCAGAGCGAGGCCG GGTCTCATACCCTCCAGTGGATGTATGGCTGCGACCTGGGGCCCGACGGGCGCTTCCTCCGCGAGTATGAACAGTTCGCCTACGACGGCAAGGATTATCTCACCCTGAATGAGGACCTGCGCTCCTGGTCCGCGGTGGACACGGCGGCTCAAATCTCCGAGCAAAAGTCAAATGATGGCTCTGAGGCTGAGCACCAGAGAGCCTACCTGGAAGACACATGCGTGGAGTGGCTCCGCAGATACCTGGAGAATGGGAAGGAGACGCTGCAGCGCTCGG AATCCCCAAAGACACACGTGACCCACCACCCCGTCTCTGATCATGAGGCCACCCTGAGGTGCTGGGCCCTGGGCTTCTACCCTGCGGAGATCACAGTGACCTGGCAGCGGGATGGGGAGGACCAGACCCAGGACACGGAGCTTGTGGAGACTAGGCCTGCAGGGGATGGAACCTTCCAGAAGTGGGCAGCTGTGGTGGTGCCTTCTGGAGAGGAGCAGAGATACACGTGCCATGTGCAGCATGAGGGGCTACCCGAGCCCCGAGCCCTGAGATGGG AGCCGTCTTCCCAGTCCACCATCCCCATCGTGGGCATCAGTGCTGGCCTGGTTCTCCTTGGAACTGTGGTCACTGGAGCTGTGGTTGCTGCTGTGATGTGGAGGAGTAACAGCTcag
- the MANE-E gene encoding popy class I histocompatibility antigen, alpha chain E-like isoform X7: MALRTLLLLLSALTKTWAGSHSLKYFHTAVSRPGCVEPRFIFVGYVDDTQFVRFDSDAANPRMQPRAPWMEQEGPEYWDQETRRARDTAQTLRVKLKTLRGYYNQSEAGSHTLQWMYGCDLGPDGRFLREYEQFAYDGKDYLTLNEDLRSWSAVDTAAQISEQKSNDGSEAEHQRAYLEDTCVEWLRRYLENGKETLQRSESPKTHVTHHPVSDHEATLRCWALGFYPAEITVTWQRDGEDQTQDTELVETRPAGDGTFQKWAAVVVPSGEEQRYTCHVQHEGLPEPRALRWEPSSQSTIPIVGISAGLVLLGTVVTGAVVAAVMWRSNSSGRKGGSYSQASCSDSTQGSDESLTAYKT; encoded by the exons ATGGCACTACGAACCCTACTTCTCCTGCTCTCGGCCCTTACCAAGACCTGGGCCG GCTCCCACTCCTTGAAGTATTTCCACACCGCCGTGTCCCGGCCCGGCTGCGTGGAGCCCCGCTTCATCTTCGTGGGCTACGTGGACGACACCCAGTTCGTGCGGTTCGACAGCGATGCCGCGAATCCGAGGATGCAGCCGCGGGCGCCATGGATGGAGCAGGAGGGGCCGGAGTATTGGGACCAGGAGACACGCAGAGCCAGGGACACCGCACAGACTTTACGAGTGAAACTGAAGACCCTGCGCGGCTACTACAACCAGAGCGAGGCCG GGTCTCATACCCTCCAGTGGATGTATGGCTGCGACCTGGGGCCCGACGGGCGCTTCCTCCGCGAGTATGAACAGTTCGCCTACGACGGCAAGGATTATCTCACCCTGAATGAGGACCTGCGCTCCTGGTCCGCGGTGGACACGGCGGCTCAAATCTCCGAGCAAAAGTCAAATGATGGCTCTGAGGCTGAGCACCAGAGAGCCTACCTGGAAGACACATGCGTGGAGTGGCTCCGCAGATACCTGGAGAATGGGAAGGAGACGCTGCAGCGCTCGG AATCCCCAAAGACACACGTGACCCACCACCCCGTCTCTGATCATGAGGCCACCCTGAGGTGCTGGGCCCTGGGCTTCTACCCTGCGGAGATCACAGTGACCTGGCAGCGGGATGGGGAGGACCAGACCCAGGACACGGAGCTTGTGGAGACTAGGCCTGCAGGGGATGGAACCTTCCAGAAGTGGGCAGCTGTGGTGGTGCCTTCTGGAGAGGAGCAGAGATACACGTGCCATGTGCAGCATGAGGGGCTACCCGAGCCCCGAGCCCTGAGATGGG AGCCGTCTTCCCAGTCCACCATCCCCATCGTGGGCATCAGTGCTGGCCTGGTTCTCCTTGGAACTGTGGTCACTGGAGCTGTGGTTGCTGCTGTGATGTGGAGGAGTAACAGCTcag GTAGAAAAGGAGGGAGCTACTCTCAGGCTTCGT GTAGCGACAGTACCCAGGGATCTGATGAGTCTCTCACAGCTTATAAAA CCTGA
- the MANE-E gene encoding popy class I histocompatibility antigen, alpha chain E-like isoform X6, producing the protein MALRTLLLLLSALTKTWAGSHSLKYFHTAVSRPGCVEPRFIFVGYVDDTQFVRFDSDAANPRMQPRAPWMEQEGPEYWDQETRRARDTAQTLRVKLKTLRGYYNQSEAGSHTLQWMYGCDLGPDGRFLREYEQFAYDGKDYLTLNEDLRSWSAVDTAAQISEQKSNDGSEAEHQRAYLEDTCVEWLRRYLENGKETLQRSESPKTHVTHHPVSDHEATLRCWALGFYPAEITVTWQRDGEDQTQDTELVETRPAGDGTFQKWAAVVVPSGEEQRYTCHVQHEGLPEPRALRWGRKGGSYSQASCSDSTQGSDESLTAYKT; encoded by the exons ATGGCACTACGAACCCTACTTCTCCTGCTCTCGGCCCTTACCAAGACCTGGGCCG GCTCCCACTCCTTGAAGTATTTCCACACCGCCGTGTCCCGGCCCGGCTGCGTGGAGCCCCGCTTCATCTTCGTGGGCTACGTGGACGACACCCAGTTCGTGCGGTTCGACAGCGATGCCGCGAATCCGAGGATGCAGCCGCGGGCGCCATGGATGGAGCAGGAGGGGCCGGAGTATTGGGACCAGGAGACACGCAGAGCCAGGGACACCGCACAGACTTTACGAGTGAAACTGAAGACCCTGCGCGGCTACTACAACCAGAGCGAGGCCG GGTCTCATACCCTCCAGTGGATGTATGGCTGCGACCTGGGGCCCGACGGGCGCTTCCTCCGCGAGTATGAACAGTTCGCCTACGACGGCAAGGATTATCTCACCCTGAATGAGGACCTGCGCTCCTGGTCCGCGGTGGACACGGCGGCTCAAATCTCCGAGCAAAAGTCAAATGATGGCTCTGAGGCTGAGCACCAGAGAGCCTACCTGGAAGACACATGCGTGGAGTGGCTCCGCAGATACCTGGAGAATGGGAAGGAGACGCTGCAGCGCTCGG AATCCCCAAAGACACACGTGACCCACCACCCCGTCTCTGATCATGAGGCCACCCTGAGGTGCTGGGCCCTGGGCTTCTACCCTGCGGAGATCACAGTGACCTGGCAGCGGGATGGGGAGGACCAGACCCAGGACACGGAGCTTGTGGAGACTAGGCCTGCAGGGGATGGAACCTTCCAGAAGTGGGCAGCTGTGGTGGTGCCTTCTGGAGAGGAGCAGAGATACACGTGCCATGTGCAGCATGAGGGGCTACCCGAGCCCCGAGCCCTGAGATGGG GTAGAAAAGGAGGGAGCTACTCTCAGGCTTCGT GTAGCGACAGTACCCAGGGATCTGATGAGTCTCTCACAGCTTATAAAA CCTGA